A single Pyxicephalus adspersus chromosome 8, UCB_Pads_2.0, whole genome shotgun sequence DNA region contains:
- the MKRN2OS gene encoding MKRN2 opposite strand protein, translating into MYRDHVEPRTMESVLSLVKFTHCKKDIYSSFVPQQCPICGGNTVSSWDVAQAPVSIPCPFSNAHNEKCCFVLKPTQGHFIGEYDGCSDLHVGIASSKGIVYHYNETGIHKDSTGWEQCVSIPLVPPDQYALIYQWDSYLEEISPAEKWLSYRYDEQDHNCYTFALTFINSLLHLQGKKTFSKDEFTARYVLPKTRRASKYITLCHEVSKNGFYITDYFRDFR; encoded by the exons ATGTACAGAGATCATGTAGAGCCGAGGACAATGGAGTCTGTATTGAGCCTGGTAAAGTTTACTCATTGTAAGAAGGACATTTATAGCAGTTTTGTCCCGCAGCAATGTCCTATCTGTGGAGGAAATACAGTGAGCTCCTGGGATGTAGCGCAGGCTCCGGTCAGCATACCCTGCCCTTTCAGCAACGCACACAATGAGAAATGCTGCTTTGTACTGAAGCCAACACAAGGCCACTTTATAGG GGAGTATGATGGCTGCTCAGACCTTCATGTTGGGATTGCAAGTTCTAAAG GAATTGTTTATCATTACAATGAAACTGGAATTCACAAAGATAGTACAGGTTGGGAACAATGTGTGAGTATACCACTAGTACCACCAGACCAGTATGCTCTTATCTACCAATGGGACTCATATCTAGAAGAAATCTCACCTGCCGAGAAATGGCTTTCTTACCG ATATGACGAGCAAGACCACAACTGTTACACCTTCGCTCTGACATTTATTAACAGTCTGCTGCATCtgcaagggaaaaaaacttttagcaaAGATGAATTTACAGCTAGATATGTGTTACCAAAAACTCGACGAGCCTCAAAGTACATAACCCTGTGTCATGAGGTGTCCAAGAATGGTTTTTACATTACTGATTATTTCAGAGATTTTAGATGA